The Streptomyces sp. NL15-2K genome contains a region encoding:
- a CDS encoding thiamine pyrophosphate-binding protein, with translation MPDDTQDVISGGHLVAKALKAEGVDRIYTLCGGHIIDIYDGCVDEGIEVVDVRHEQVAAHAADGYARITGKPGCAVVTAGPGTTDAVTGVANAFRAESPMLLIGGQGALTQHKMGSLQDLPHVDMMTPITKFAAAVPDTARAADMVSMAFRECYHGAPGPSFLEIPRDVLDAKVPVGKARVPKPGAYRASTRSAGDPEAIEKLADLLVHAEKPAILLGSQVWTTRGTEEAVELVRTLNIPAYMNGAGRGTLPPGDPHHFQLSRRYAFSNADVIVIVGTPFDFRMGYGKRLSPDATVVQIDLDYRTVGKNRDIDLGIVGDAGLVLKSVTEAASGRVNGGASKRKEWLDELRAAEQTAIEKRLPSLKSNASPIHPYRLVSEINDFLTEDSIYIGDGGDIVTFSGQVVQPKSPGHWMDPGPLGTLGVGVPFVLAAKQARPDKEVVALFGDGAFSLTGWDFETLVRYDLPFVGIVGNNSSMNQIRYGQKAKYGEERERVGNTLGDVHYDKFAQMLGGYGEEVRDPADIGPALRRARESGKPSLINVWVDPDAYAPGTMNQTMYK, from the coding sequence ATGCCCGACGACACCCAGGACGTCATTTCCGGTGGTCATCTCGTTGCCAAAGCGCTGAAGGCCGAGGGGGTCGACCGCATCTACACGCTGTGCGGCGGCCACATCATCGACATCTACGACGGCTGCGTCGACGAGGGCATAGAAGTCGTCGACGTCCGGCACGAACAGGTCGCCGCCCATGCCGCCGACGGTTACGCGCGCATCACCGGCAAGCCCGGCTGCGCGGTCGTCACCGCCGGTCCCGGTACGACCGACGCCGTCACCGGTGTCGCCAACGCCTTCCGTGCGGAGTCCCCGATGCTGCTGATCGGCGGGCAAGGCGCCCTCACCCAGCACAAGATGGGGTCCCTCCAGGACCTGCCGCACGTCGACATGATGACGCCGATCACCAAGTTCGCGGCGGCCGTGCCGGACACGGCCCGGGCGGCGGACATGGTGTCGATGGCGTTCCGCGAGTGCTACCACGGCGCGCCCGGCCCCTCCTTCCTGGAGATCCCGCGCGACGTCCTCGACGCCAAGGTGCCGGTGGGGAAGGCGCGCGTACCGAAGCCCGGCGCCTACCGCGCCTCCACCCGCTCGGCCGGCGACCCCGAGGCGATCGAGAAGCTCGCCGACCTGCTCGTGCACGCCGAGAAGCCGGCGATTCTGCTGGGCAGTCAGGTGTGGACGACGCGCGGCACCGAGGAGGCCGTCGAGCTCGTACGGACCCTCAACATCCCGGCGTACATGAACGGCGCGGGACGGGGCACTCTGCCGCCCGGCGACCCGCACCACTTCCAGCTGTCGCGCCGGTACGCCTTCTCGAACGCCGACGTCATCGTGATCGTCGGCACGCCTTTCGACTTCCGCATGGGCTACGGCAAGCGACTGTCGCCGGACGCGACCGTCGTGCAGATCGACCTCGACTACCGGACCGTCGGCAAGAACCGCGACATCGACCTCGGGATCGTGGGCGATGCCGGGCTGGTGCTGAAGTCGGTGACCGAGGCGGCCTCCGGTCGCGTCAACGGGGGTGCGTCGAAGCGCAAGGAGTGGCTCGACGAGCTGCGCGCCGCGGAGCAGACGGCGATCGAGAAGCGGCTGCCGAGCCTGAAGTCCAACGCCTCGCCGATCCACCCGTACCGGCTGGTCAGCGAGATCAACGACTTCCTCACCGAGGACTCCATCTACATCGGTGACGGCGGCGACATCGTCACCTTCTCCGGGCAGGTCGTGCAGCCCAAGTCACCCGGGCACTGGATGGACCCGGGCCCGCTGGGCACGCTCGGCGTCGGCGTCCCCTTCGTGCTCGCGGCCAAGCAGGCTCGGCCCGACAAGGAAGTGGTGGCCCTCTTCGGCGACGGCGCCTTCTCCCTCACCGGCTGGGACTTCGAGACCCTCGTCCGCTACGACCTCCCCTTCGTCGGCATCGTCGGCAACAACTCCTCCATGAACCAGATCCGTTACGGCCAGAAGGCCAAGTACGGCGAGGAACGCGAGCGCGTCGGCAACACCCTCGGCGACGTCCACTACGACAAGTTCGCCCAGATGCTCGGCGGTTACGGCGAGGAGGTCCGCGACCCCGCCGACATCGGCCCCGCGCTCCGGCGCGCCCGCGAGTCGGGCAAGCCGTCGCTGATCAACGTCTGGGTCGACCCGGACGCGTACGCCCCCGGAACCATGAACCAGACCATGTACAAGTGA
- a CDS encoding acetate--CoA ligase family protein yields the protein MAEDRLLRVRSLLDSVRAEGRTALTAPEGKVIADAYGIAVPGEELATDVEEAVAYAARFGGPVVMKIVSPDILHKTDAGGVIVGVEGATDVRAAFHKIIDNARAYSPQARIEGVQVQELLPQGQEVIVGAVSDPTFGKVVAFGLGGVLVEVLKDVTFRLAPVDADEALSMLDSIRSAQILHGVRGAPAVDRWAIAEQIRRVSQLVADFPEIAEVDLNPVIATAEGAVAADIRVIVSESQPKSRRRYTRDEILTTMRRLMQPSSVAVIGASNEQGKIGNSVMRNLIDGGFSGEIHPVNPKADDILGRKAYKSVTDVPGEVDVAVFAIPAKFVASALQEVGRKRIPNAVLIPSGFAETGEHALQAEIVAIAERHGVRLLGPNIYGYYSTWQDLCATFCTPYDVKGGVALTSQSGGIGMAILGFARTTKTGVSAIVGLGNKSDLDEDDLLTWFGEDPHTECIAMHLEDLKDGRAFVQAARATVPKKPVVVLKAGRTAAGAKAAGSHTGALAGDDAVYDDILKQAGVIRAPGLNEMLEYARALPVLPTPQGDNIVIITGAGGSGVLLSDAVTDNGLTLMEIPPDLDASFREFIPPFGAAGNPVDITGGEPPSTYEATIRLGLEDPRIHALVLGYWHTIVTPPMVFAELTARVVAEFRERGIAKPVVASLAGDVEVEEACQYLYERGVVAYPYTTEKPVAVLGAKYRWARAARLLGGGS from the coding sequence ATGGCCGAAGACCGCCTCCTGAGGGTGCGCTCGCTCCTCGACTCCGTGCGGGCCGAGGGACGCACGGCGCTGACCGCTCCCGAGGGCAAGGTGATCGCCGACGCGTACGGGATCGCCGTACCCGGGGAGGAGCTGGCGACCGACGTCGAGGAGGCCGTGGCGTACGCGGCGCGCTTCGGTGGCCCGGTCGTGATGAAGATCGTCTCGCCCGACATCCTGCACAAGACCGACGCCGGCGGGGTGATCGTCGGAGTCGAGGGCGCCACCGACGTAAGGGCGGCGTTCCACAAGATCATCGACAACGCGCGCGCGTACAGCCCGCAAGCCCGTATCGAGGGTGTACAGGTGCAGGAGCTGCTGCCCCAGGGGCAGGAGGTCATCGTCGGCGCGGTCTCCGACCCGACGTTCGGGAAGGTCGTGGCCTTCGGGCTCGGCGGGGTGCTCGTCGAGGTCCTCAAGGACGTCACCTTCCGGCTGGCGCCGGTCGACGCGGACGAGGCGCTGTCCATGCTCGACTCGATCCGGTCGGCTCAGATCCTGCACGGGGTGCGCGGCGCGCCGGCCGTGGACCGGTGGGCGATCGCGGAGCAGATCCGCCGGGTGTCCCAACTGGTCGCGGACTTCCCGGAGATCGCCGAGGTCGATCTGAATCCGGTGATCGCCACTGCGGAGGGCGCGGTCGCCGCCGATATCCGGGTGATCGTCTCCGAGTCGCAGCCGAAATCCCGTCGGCGGTATACACGCGACGAAATCCTGACGACCATGCGCCGGCTGATGCAGCCGAGCTCGGTTGCCGTCATCGGCGCCTCCAACGAGCAGGGCAAGATCGGCAACTCGGTGATGCGCAACCTCATCGACGGCGGCTTCTCCGGGGAGATCCATCCGGTGAACCCCAAGGCCGATGACATTCTGGGCCGCAAGGCGTACAAGAGTGTCACCGACGTTCCCGGTGAGGTGGATGTGGCGGTCTTCGCGATCCCCGCCAAGTTCGTGGCCTCGGCCCTTCAGGAGGTGGGACGCAAGAGGATCCCGAACGCCGTCCTGATCCCCTCCGGGTTCGCGGAGACCGGTGAACACGCGCTGCAGGCGGAGATCGTGGCGATCGCGGAGCGGCACGGCGTCCGGCTGCTGGGGCCGAACATCTACGGCTACTACTCGACGTGGCAGGACCTGTGCGCCACGTTCTGCACGCCGTACGACGTCAAGGGCGGGGTCGCCCTGACCTCGCAGTCCGGTGGCATCGGGATGGCCATCCTGGGCTTCGCGCGGACCACGAAGACGGGCGTGTCGGCGATCGTGGGCCTCGGCAACAAGTCGGACCTGGACGAGGACGACCTGCTGACCTGGTTCGGCGAGGACCCGCACACCGAGTGCATCGCTATGCACCTGGAGGACCTCAAGGACGGGCGCGCCTTCGTCCAGGCCGCGCGGGCGACCGTACCGAAGAAGCCGGTCGTGGTGCTGAAGGCGGGGCGTACGGCGGCGGGTGCGAAGGCCGCCGGCTCGCACACCGGTGCTCTCGCCGGGGACGACGCCGTCTACGACGACATCCTGAAGCAGGCCGGGGTCATCCGGGCTCCCGGGCTGAACGAGATGCTGGAGTACGCGCGCGCGTTGCCGGTGCTTCCCACTCCGCAGGGCGACAACATCGTGATCATCACCGGGGCCGGCGGCAGCGGTGTGCTGCTGTCCGACGCGGTGACCGACAACGGCCTCACCCTGATGGAGATCCCGCCGGACCTGGACGCGTCCTTCAGGGAGTTCATCCCGCCCTTCGGGGCCGCGGGCAACCCGGTGGACATCACCGGCGGCGAGCCGCCGTCGACGTACGAGGCGACGATCCGGCTCGGCCTGGAGGATCCGCGCATCCATGCTCTCGTCCTCGGCTACTGGCACACCATCGTCACTCCTCCGATGGTCTTCGCGGAGCTCACCGCGCGCGTGGTGGCCGAGTTCCGGGAGCGCGGGATCGCAAAGCCGGTGGTGGCGTCGCTGGCGGGCGACGTGGAGGTCGAGGAGGCCTGCCAGTACCTGTACGAGCGAGGGGTCGTGGCGTACCCGTACACGACCGAGAAGCCGGTGGCCGTGCTCGGCGCGAAGTACCGCTGGGCGCGGGCGGCACGACTCTTGGGGGGCGGTTCATGA
- a CDS encoding OFA family MFS transporter, whose product MTADPVASNSSSAPPDAANRPYREVTDSHGRVYRVGESDRDILGHSRGLMVYLPWIAMMAISVFEYAYGSAEDTLSHAHGWTQRNTFWILSVWVFFQAGIAFPAGWLRERGILTARAAMYVGSLMCVVGFLALSHLSDVRLAILGFGVVGGIGAGLVYATCINMVGKWFPERRGARTGFVNGGFAYGSLPFIFIFNYGFDSANYHRVLDLIGCYIVIVVFGCAFFFKDPPKNWWPADIDPLTYSGNRKNAAGLAKNPPAVRQYTPREAIRTGMLPLMWISVVMTAGVSIFGISFQVDYAKEVGFGPLVAASSMGIMAVINGIGRGVVGWLSDRWGRRSTLVFVIVVLGLAQFGVIWAGDIKSEGLFLFFAFLSGFGGGAFYPLFAALTPDYFGENYNATNYGLVYSGKLVSGLFGGGLGSMVVAAWGYDGAYALAGGVSLMAAAIALLLRQPGRDAARTPRPRTAG is encoded by the coding sequence ATGACGGCTGACCCCGTCGCATCGAACAGCTCATCTGCACCTCCCGACGCCGCGAACCGTCCCTACCGTGAAGTGACCGACTCCCACGGCCGTGTCTACCGCGTGGGCGAGAGCGACCGGGACATCCTCGGTCACTCCCGGGGGCTCATGGTGTACCTGCCGTGGATCGCCATGATGGCCATCAGCGTCTTCGAATACGCGTACGGCTCGGCGGAGGACACCCTGTCCCACGCCCACGGCTGGACGCAGCGCAACACCTTCTGGATCCTCAGCGTCTGGGTGTTCTTCCAGGCCGGCATCGCCTTCCCGGCGGGCTGGCTGCGCGAGAGGGGCATCCTGACCGCGCGGGCGGCCATGTACGTCGGCTCCCTCATGTGCGTCGTCGGGTTCCTCGCCCTGTCGCACCTGAGCGACGTCCGGCTCGCGATCCTCGGCTTCGGCGTCGTCGGCGGCATCGGCGCCGGACTGGTCTACGCGACCTGCATCAACATGGTCGGCAAGTGGTTCCCCGAGCGGCGTGGCGCGAGGACCGGCTTCGTCAACGGCGGGTTCGCGTACGGGTCGCTGCCGTTCATCTTCATCTTCAACTACGGCTTCGACTCCGCGAACTACCACCGGGTGCTGGACCTCATCGGCTGCTACATCGTGATCGTGGTGTTCGGGTGTGCGTTCTTCTTCAAGGACCCGCCGAAGAACTGGTGGCCCGCCGACATCGACCCGCTCACGTACTCCGGCAACCGGAAGAACGCCGCCGGCCTCGCCAAGAACCCTCCTGCGGTACGGCAGTACACGCCGAGGGAGGCCATCAGGACCGGCATGCTGCCCTTGATGTGGATCTCCGTCGTGATGACCGCGGGTGTGTCGATCTTCGGGATCTCCTTCCAGGTCGACTACGCCAAGGAGGTGGGCTTCGGACCGCTGGTGGCGGCGTCCTCGATGGGGATCATGGCGGTCATCAACGGCATCGGCCGCGGTGTCGTGGGCTGGCTGTCCGACAGGTGGGGGCGCAGGTCCACCCTGGTGTTCGTCATCGTCGTCCTGGGCCTCGCCCAGTTCGGCGTGATCTGGGCCGGGGACATCAAGAGCGAGGGGCTGTTCCTGTTCTTCGCCTTCCTGTCCGGCTTCGGCGGCGGCGCGTTCTACCCGCTGTTCGCGGCGCTCACGCCGGACTACTTCGGCGAGAACTACAACGCCACCAACTACGGCCTGGTCTACAGCGGCAAGCTGGTCAGCGGGCTGTTCGGCGGCGGCCTCGGCTCCATGGTGGTCGCGGCCTGGGGCTACGACGGCGCGTACGCGCTGGCCGGCGGCGTGTCCCTGATGGCGGCCGCGATCGCGCTGCTGCTGCGGCAGCCGGGGCGGGACGCGGCGCGTACTCCTCGACCGCGGACAGCGGGCTGA
- a CDS encoding OFA family MFS transporter, with protein MTATDFSTSVPYREVTDHNGRLYRIGETDRDIMGRPRWTMVLFPWIGMMGISSSEYAFTSAEDTLHEAHLWDNGHIFWLMGVWVFFQAAVAFPAGQLRESGKLPARYAMMLGALGTILGYLSLAYAPNVFVAYLGFGMCSGIGAGLVYATCVNMVGKWYPERKGGKTGMVNGGFAYGSVPFVFLFTSYMDLSNYQVVLVMVGVICCAVVAAAGWFFKDPPKNWWPAHVDPLKQTDDPKIRRALEKNPPAVKQYTPKEAARTPVLWMMWFCLLCTAGINIFGIAFQVPFGKDMGFAGGIVATAMSLKAIVNGTGRGVIGWISDKFGRRNTLIIVCLVLGTAQFGVLVSGQMGSMPFFLFCSMVSGFGGGAIFPLFAAMTADYFGENNNASNYGMVYSSKLISGLVGSGMGAVVVDAWDYEGAFVIAGSIGLASAVLALFLKAPGRPTKARRIVPNPHPLGEEMA; from the coding sequence ATGACAGCCACCGACTTCTCGACGTCCGTTCCCTACAGGGAGGTGACGGACCACAACGGCCGCCTGTACCGGATCGGCGAGACCGACCGGGACATCATGGGCCGGCCACGATGGACCATGGTGCTCTTCCCGTGGATCGGCATGATGGGGATCAGCTCCTCGGAGTACGCGTTCACCTCCGCCGAGGACACTCTGCACGAGGCGCATCTGTGGGACAACGGGCACATCTTCTGGCTGATGGGCGTCTGGGTGTTCTTCCAGGCGGCCGTCGCCTTCCCCGCCGGGCAGCTGCGGGAGAGCGGAAAGCTCCCCGCGCGGTACGCGATGATGCTCGGCGCACTGGGCACGATCCTCGGGTATCTCTCCCTCGCGTACGCGCCGAACGTGTTCGTCGCCTACCTCGGCTTCGGCATGTGCAGCGGCATCGGCGCCGGCCTCGTCTACGCGACCTGCGTGAACATGGTCGGCAAGTGGTACCCGGAGCGCAAGGGCGGCAAGACCGGCATGGTCAACGGCGGCTTCGCCTACGGCTCGGTGCCCTTCGTGTTCCTGTTCACCTCGTACATGGACCTGAGCAACTACCAGGTCGTCCTGGTGATGGTGGGCGTGATCTGCTGCGCCGTCGTCGCCGCCGCGGGCTGGTTCTTCAAGGACCCGCCGAAGAACTGGTGGCCCGCACACGTCGACCCGCTCAAGCAGACCGACGACCCGAAGATCCGCCGGGCGCTCGAGAAGAACCCGCCGGCGGTCAAGCAGTACACCCCCAAGGAGGCCGCGCGGACACCCGTCCTGTGGATGATGTGGTTCTGTCTGCTGTGCACGGCGGGCATCAACATCTTCGGCATCGCCTTCCAGGTGCCGTTCGGCAAGGACATGGGCTTCGCGGGCGGCATCGTGGCGACGGCGATGTCCCTGAAGGCGATCGTCAACGGCACTGGACGCGGCGTGATCGGCTGGATCTCCGACAAGTTCGGCCGCCGCAACACACTGATCATCGTGTGTCTGGTGCTGGGGACCGCCCAGTTCGGCGTGCTGGTGTCCGGCCAGATGGGCAGCATGCCGTTCTTCCTGTTCTGCTCCATGGTCTCCGGGTTCGGCGGCGGCGCGATCTTCCCGCTGTTCGCGGCCATGACGGCGGACTACTTCGGTGAGAACAACAACGCCTCCAACTACGGCATGGTCTACAGCTCGAAGCTGATCTCGGGGCTCGTGGGATCCGGGATGGGCGCGGTCGTGGTCGACGCGTGGGACTACGAGGGCGCGTTCGTCATAGCGGGCTCCATAGGCCTGGCCTCCGCGGTGCTGGCGCTCTTCCTCAAGGCACCGGGCAGGCCGACGAAGGCCCGGCGCATCGTCCCCAACCCGCACCCGCTCGGCGAGGAGATGGCGTGA
- a CDS encoding sugar phosphate isomerase/epimerase, whose protein sequence is MSRTPRTARTSKAHDPGLAHRLSRRGMLGVAAGATAAALLGAAAAPATAAAAAETSAAGRGRPVLPPGRLGIQLYSLRDKVSTLGFAPVFAELEKYGYDEVEFAGYTQGAAGAITLAQLKRLARNHGLNPIGSHVGYYSSDPNAYTFAQNLTKVLDDAQALGLKHIGTAAGPFRYGSTVDAWKRAAEDFNTYGAAARARGMKFYQHNHSEEFSFATDNPKVRLYDVLLAETDPDLVYLEMDIYWAYSGQFRFSKRPDGTPAPFEPLDYVLKQPDRYPLFHVKDGVSDPANQYGYRMVDVGDGDIDYQRFISAVTRLRGQRFAHHWQAEHDNPTESFTFARRSSEHLHSLREKC, encoded by the coding sequence ATGAGCCGCACACCTCGCACGGCCCGAACGAGCAAGGCGCACGACCCCGGACTGGCGCACCGCCTCAGCAGACGAGGGATGCTCGGCGTCGCCGCCGGCGCCACCGCCGCCGCGCTGCTCGGCGCCGCCGCGGCCCCCGCCACGGCAGCTGCCGCCGCGGAAACCTCCGCCGCGGGCCGGGGCCGTCCCGTCCTGCCTCCCGGCCGGCTCGGCATCCAGCTCTACAGCCTGCGTGACAAGGTCTCCACGCTGGGCTTCGCCCCCGTCTTCGCCGAACTCGAGAAGTACGGCTACGACGAGGTCGAGTTCGCCGGATACACGCAAGGAGCGGCGGGCGCGATCACCCTCGCCCAGCTCAAGCGGCTGGCCAGGAACCACGGCCTGAACCCGATCGGCAGCCACGTCGGCTACTACTCCAGCGACCCGAACGCCTACACCTTCGCCCAGAACCTCACGAAGGTCCTCGACGACGCCCAGGCCCTCGGCCTCAAGCACATCGGCACCGCCGCCGGCCCGTTCCGCTACGGCTCCACCGTCGACGCGTGGAAGCGCGCGGCCGAGGACTTCAACACCTACGGCGCGGCGGCCAGGGCACGCGGCATGAAGTTCTACCAGCACAACCACTCCGAGGAATTCTCCTTCGCCACCGACAACCCCAAAGTCCGTCTCTACGACGTGCTGCTCGCCGAGACCGACCCCGACCTCGTGTACCTGGAGATGGACATCTACTGGGCGTACTCGGGCCAGTTCCGCTTCTCCAAGCGGCCCGACGGCACGCCCGCACCCTTCGAACCCCTCGACTACGTCCTCAAGCAGCCCGACCGCTACCCGCTCTTCCACGTCAAGGACGGGGTGAGCGACCCGGCCAACCAGTACGGCTACCGCATGGTCGACGTCGGCGACGGCGACATCGACTACCAGAGGTTCATCTCGGCTGTGACCCGGCTGCGCGGCCAGCGGTTCGCCCACCACTGGCAGGCCGAGCACGACAATCCGACCGAGTCCTTCACGTTCGCCCGCCGGTCCAGTGAGCACCTGCACTCGCTGCGCGAGAAGTGCTGA
- the frc gene encoding formyl-CoA transferase — translation MTTKALEGIRVLDMTHVQSGPSATQLLAWLGADVVKLEAPTGDITRKQLRDLPDVDSLYFTMLNCNKRSITLNTKTERGKEILTELIRRSDVMVENFGPGAVDRMGFTWDRIQEINPRTVYASIKGFGDGPYTNFKAYEVVAQAMGGSMSTTGFEDGPPLATGAQIGDSGTGVHAVAGILAALYQRENTGRGQRVNVAMQHAVLNLCRVKLRDQQRLAHGPLAEYPNDDFGDEVPRSGNASGGGQPGWAVKCAPGGPNDYVYVIVQPVGWQPLSELIGRPELADDPEWATPEARLPKLGKMFQLIEEWSSTLPKWDVLEKLNAHNIPCGPILSTKEIIEDSSLVANEMVVTVPHPERGEFVTVGSPLKLSDSPVEVNSSPLLGEHNEEVYIGELGLGDEELRLLKSNGVI, via the coding sequence GTGACCACCAAGGCACTCGAAGGCATCCGCGTCCTGGACATGACCCACGTCCAGTCCGGGCCCTCCGCGACCCAGCTCCTCGCCTGGCTCGGCGCGGACGTCGTCAAGCTGGAGGCGCCGACCGGTGACATCACGCGCAAGCAGTTGCGCGACCTCCCGGACGTCGACTCCCTCTACTTCACGATGCTCAACTGCAACAAGCGGAGCATCACGCTCAACACCAAGACCGAGCGCGGCAAGGAGATCCTCACCGAGCTGATCCGACGCTCGGACGTCATGGTCGAGAACTTCGGACCGGGCGCGGTCGACCGTATGGGCTTCACCTGGGACCGCATCCAGGAGATCAATCCGCGGACCGTCTATGCCTCCATCAAGGGGTTCGGCGACGGTCCGTACACCAACTTCAAGGCGTACGAGGTCGTGGCGCAGGCCATGGGCGGGTCGATGTCGACCACCGGTTTCGAGGACGGGCCGCCGCTGGCGACGGGGGCCCAGATCGGGGACTCGGGCACGGGTGTCCACGCCGTGGCGGGGATTCTCGCGGCGCTGTACCAGCGGGAGAACACCGGGCGCGGTCAGCGGGTCAATGTGGCCATGCAGCACGCTGTGCTCAACCTCTGCCGGGTGAAGCTGCGCGACCAGCAGCGCCTGGCACACGGCCCGCTCGCTGAATATCCGAACGACGACTTCGGCGACGAGGTTCCCCGGTCCGGAAACGCATCCGGCGGCGGGCAGCCCGGCTGGGCGGTCAAGTGCGCGCCTGGCGGTCCCAACGACTATGTGTACGTCATCGTGCAGCCCGTCGGCTGGCAGCCGCTCAGCGAGCTCATCGGCCGGCCGGAACTGGCCGACGACCCCGAGTGGGCGACGCCGGAGGCCCGGCTGCCCAAGCTGGGCAAGATGTTCCAGCTGATCGAGGAGTGGTCCTCGACGCTCCCGAAGTGGGACGTGCTGGAGAAGCTCAACGCCCACAACATCCCGTGCGGGCCGATCCTGTCCACCAAGGAGATCATCGAGGACTCCTCGCTGGTCGCCAACGAGATGGTCGTCACGGTGCCGCACCCCGAGCGGGGCGAGTTCGTGACCGTGGGCAGCCCGCTGAAGCTCTCCGACTCCCCCGTCGAGGTGAACAGTTCACCGTTGCTCGGCGAGCACAACGAAGAGGTCTACATCGGCGAACTCGGCCTCGGCGACGAGGAACTGCGCCTGCTCAAGTCGAACGGAGTGATCTGA
- the sucC gene encoding ADP-forming succinate--CoA ligase subunit beta, with protein sequence MDLYEHQARELFEEHGILVPRADVTDSPKRAREIARSLGGRVVVKAQVKTGGRGKAGGVKLAADPAAAELTARQILGMDIKGHRVGAVMLAQPVDIEAEFYVSYVLDRAAGRFLAIASAEGGMEIEEVAASRPDSVARMHIDPAEGVTSVKAAQIAEAAGLPPQTVDVLVRLWEVLVREDAVLVEVNPLVRTRQGRILALDGKVTLDDNARFRQARWGAEGAAHDDPLEATAAAKGLNYVKLDGEVGIIGNGAGLVMSTLDVVAGCGARPANFLDIGGGASARIMADGLSVILSDPAVMSVFVNVFGGITACDAVADGIVRALDTIQLTRPLVVRLDGNNAARGRAILDERAHPLVQQAPTMDGAARRAAQLATAA encoded by the coding sequence ATGGACCTGTACGAACACCAGGCAAGGGAACTCTTCGAAGAACACGGCATCTTGGTGCCGAGGGCCGACGTGACGGACTCACCCAAGAGGGCGCGGGAGATCGCCCGGTCCCTGGGTGGGCGGGTGGTCGTGAAGGCCCAGGTGAAGACCGGTGGGCGAGGGAAGGCCGGCGGCGTGAAACTCGCGGCCGATCCGGCCGCCGCGGAACTGACGGCACGCCAGATCCTCGGTATGGACATCAAGGGTCACAGGGTCGGCGCGGTGATGCTCGCCCAACCCGTGGACATCGAGGCGGAGTTCTACGTCTCCTACGTCCTCGACCGTGCGGCGGGCCGTTTCCTCGCCATCGCCTCGGCGGAGGGCGGTATGGAGATCGAGGAGGTCGCCGCCAGTCGACCGGATTCCGTCGCCCGTATGCACATCGACCCGGCCGAGGGCGTCACCTCGGTGAAGGCCGCGCAGATCGCCGAGGCCGCCGGACTCCCGCCGCAGACCGTGGACGTCCTCGTCCGGCTGTGGGAGGTGCTGGTCCGCGAGGACGCCGTCCTCGTCGAGGTGAACCCGCTCGTCCGCACCAGGCAGGGGCGGATCCTCGCCCTCGACGGCAAGGTCACCCTCGACGACAACGCCCGCTTCCGGCAGGCCCGTTGGGGAGCCGAGGGTGCCGCGCACGACGACCCCCTGGAGGCGACGGCCGCCGCCAAGGGCCTCAACTACGTCAAGCTCGACGGCGAGGTGGGCATCATCGGCAACGGTGCCGGCCTCGTCATGTCGACCCTCGACGTGGTCGCCGGCTGCGGAGCCCGCCCCGCCAACTTCCTCGACATCGGCGGCGGGGCGTCGGCCCGGATCATGGCCGACGGGCTGTCGGTCATCCTCTCCGACCCAGCGGTGATGTCCGTCTTCGTCAACGTCTTCGGCGGGATCACCGCCTGCGACGCGGTGGCCGACGGCATCGTGCGGGCCCTGGACACGATCCAGTTGACCCGGCCGCTCGTCGTGCGCCTCGACGGCAACAACGCCGCCCGGGGCCGCGCGATCCTCGACGAGCGCGCCCATCCGCTGGTCCAGCAGGCCCCCACCATGGACGGCGCCGCCCGCCGTGCCGCCCAACTCGCCACCGCAGCCTGA